The DNA window CGGTTAGCCTAcctatactgtatgtcttaACCAATCGACCACCAGGACACCCCACAAGTTTttgctgttgcatttttttgttttcaaattttaTATAATCTATATACAGTTTCTGTCTTGTTTAAGTAAAATGGTATTCTTTCATAAGATTTTGTTTGACTATGTGTACTGCTGTTTTCTGATTATCGTTCTTTGTTTTTGAGTAGAAGATGCACAGACTGTTGGATGAGCAGTCCCTGCTCTGCTCTCAACTCAGAGTCTTTCTGCCTGAAAAAGTGCCCACATCATCCAGCCACGTCCCCCACAGGACAGTAGCCACTCAGTGCTGTCTGCTGCCCGGCATCCCGCCAGCTGACGTGCAGAGCAGCCACTGGAGCACCTGGAATGCTGACTCCCCTAGACAGTCACCGACTGGATCAAAGTGCATCTGTGAGTGCCTGGGCTGTTCTCCTGCTAAGGCAGACAAGCTGGACATGATGGGCTTCCTCCAGAGAGTAAGAACATCACATTATTATACATAGGGAAACAAGTACAGAGTGAGGAATCAGTTACTCTTgcctcctaaccctaacccgaaGAGTCTCAATATTTCTGAACCAATATAGTTGAGAAGATGGTATCTtttttaaagagcccctattaaaCAAATTTTCAGCGTAACACTTAtactcttggggtctactagaatagctttacatgctttgatgttcaaataACATAtaatgtttctcatactgcccattgctgcagcatCTCCACCTGAAACACTCTCGGTAAATCTCATAgcccttaaattgcctcctcgagtcctccacttgcctcccttccttgcgtcttagtccctcccaccgaggaggcacgggagagacgcgacAAGCTATCAGAtaagggttatgagatgcagCCTTTGTCTTAGCTCTTGGCtcgccttcctgaaaagcccagtctgctgtgattggtcaagtAGCACCAATGGGCAGCACAGATGATAAACTGGGCTGGTAACATTAGTCAGTTATTAATGATGTTACATCAGTAACATCATTAATTGGAAGTTttaaacaggaatgtgggcaaAGTGCTTTTAGGCAGTAAATAGATgtatacatctattacatacacaaacaactatacaacacacaaaaaacaggaaaacctataaaaacataatagaggttctttaaaaagttgaattcaCAATCTTGGagttattaaaatgtatgaGGTAATCCTTATACAGTACTCTATAGGGATTATATGAGTTAATGGGAGAGACAACAGGAGACAGCAAGTGATGCAAGTGGCCAAGCAAAATAGTACATGATATGaccaaaaatgtatgtttctgtgtcCAGGCTGCTGTATATTTAATAATgcacaataataaatatacacaataaccacatttgcatttaaaattCACTATAAGGTATACAAGTTGGATTTATGTGTATTATTTTAAGCCAAACACCAGGCCGATACACATTAATCAATTATGGGGGAAAGAGTCAGTGTCAATCACTGAACATCTGTATATATGTAGCTGCTGCTTTTAGCTATTCTATATACTTTTGTCTATAACCTTTACTGTTCCTGAGCTGAGGTCatatttaaaaagagaaaatgataCTGTATACTACGCAGAGGGTACAGGAATAGAAGTAGTTGTGTAACACTTGTGTAAACAGAATTATTGCTGTGTTCAACGGTCACCATTTTGCCATAAGAAAGCAAAAGAAATGTCCATTAACTGCAGGTTAACTGCAAAACATGTTTCTGTGATCAGTTCAGTATATGCAGAATATTAAGCGATATAGGCTAATTTTCAAGCCAGCAGATGTCTATGAAATCATACTGCCGTCTAAATGTTGTGTGTCCTGTTTTCCAGTTGAAGGAGTCTTTGCGTCATACTTTGAACACCGATTCGTTGGAATAAAAGGTGAGtttaatgtttttacattaatcgTTTAATCATTGTTCAACAGTCTACTCTTGATTCAAAGGTCATCTATTTTCTCCATAAATGAGACTCATTGGCATGCACATCACATAACGCCATCCAGTATCATTAAATCAATGCAAGAACAACTTACAAAAACGTTTAATTAATTTAACAGGTCATTACAGAAATTGAGTATAccaatttcaaatttttttgcctttttttttttgccattttgggcctttatttgtgatttgataggacagcttagacatgaaaagggagagagaaggggagtgacatgcagcaaatagccgcaggtcggaatcgaacctgaggccgctgcgtcaaggtctgagcctctgtatatgggcacggtctaccaggtgagctaccctgGCCCCCAAATTTGacatattttaataaacaacTGAATGATGGACATTTCActaatgtaatgttttccaaAAAAACTATACACTAAATTGACTCAAACTATAGATAataccttaaagtgctcatattatgctcattttcaggttcataattgtatttagaggttataccagaaacagtggtttaattttcaaaaaataccatgttttttgttgtactgcacattgctgcagctcctcttttcaccctgtgtgttgagctctctgttttagctacagagtgaggcatctcacttctgttccatctttgttgggagtcgcacatgcgcagtacctaggtaaggactactagccagtcagaagcagagtagatatactctatatctatatatatatatatatatatatatatatatatatatatatatatatatatatatatatataatagagctgtttggagcagtttgtgaacactgttttctgttggagatggaaTTCACTTTATAGACACTGCCGCTATATACCCCTGCgatcagggctttaaattaacaGCCGCCAACCCACCAAAAGCGGGTAAAAATTAAGTTGGTGggtaacattgtaaagttactagCCGTTTTGGCAAGTGATGAATAAAGCGAATAAGTCTGCATCTGTCTGAATCGTTAAAATCacttgtgtgcacggagatcgcttttggctgataacgtagcaatgtaaatgtagcctaagatTGGATAAGGATTAAAATTTTATGAAAGGCTATGGAACCCCAACCCAAGTTTGCAACATCAGACAACTCAAGATGGCAATTTGCTAGTGTTACTAACAATAGTTATAATTTATACCCTAAATAATCCATAATTGTAGGTTATTTGCCTTTGTATTATCCATTATTgggcttttacatttttttttatttgtgctcATTTCACAACCTTTATATCATCCTGCATTTCAGGTGTCTGCGTGCTGCATGAGGACTGCATCTGACTCCTGAAAATCTGAAGTTTCCTGTAGTCTTCCATCCACTGAAGAATATGCCTAATTTTTTCGCATTTACAGTTTTGTGATAAATGTCTCACATGTGACTGTAGAACCACTACAAGCTGCATGACATGCaaacaagaaaaatgtaataatcCTAGGACCTAAAACAAAAAGCAATAGTAACAACATAGGGTATGCTGTTTGTTCATTATTTAAAATTCTTATTTACAAGgtaaaatatatcaatataaatgCAGTTATATAAAGATGTATTTAATGTATGTTATTACACACTATGCCTCTGCTTAGTGGATGCACAATGCTTCATATGAATAATTGCACTACACTCTACCTAAGAACCGtgaaacatgtttgtgttgttgtgttcaaGTACTCTGTGAGTCTTTGTTGCATTGTCTAAAAACACATTGGGGCTGTCGTGCTGCAGCACACACTTGAGAGCAGGATGTACCAATTACCAGAGTACAATCACTCATCAAGACTTCAAAAGGCTTTGGTTTATTTGGAGCAtcaaaagtgttttattttgtaggaaaCAGAGCCAACATAACTCACCTGCCTTAGAAAGAACATGACCAGAAACATACACAATGTCACTTTCCTAACAATTAAGATGATATACTtgtgcaatataaaaaaaaagtgtcaacgtttttattttcttaatactTCTTTGGTTTTTGGTGAGTGTAATGATGCATGAATTTTATTGGCGTAAACAAGGGCTGTAACTTGATTTTGGTTAATCTAGTCTCTTGGACTTGGAggatttagtattttttttttaatacaaagtaTTGGTAGATTAATAGCATGAGAGTTCAATCTGCCATTCAAAAAACATGCAATTGCTTTATGATTTTTAAAGAAGGTAAAGTTGATTCACTTTATAGCATGTTTCTAAATCAGAGGTcataaagtgcttcacaatatgCGACTAAAGCAACACCTAACATACAGACACAATGTAATGAAATAGAGGCCAACAAGTTCACGGATAAGGACTTTGTATTATCAGCATTAAGCTGTCCAAAATTGTAAACCTTCATGCCATCTTATGAGGGTTAAAATAGATGTATAATTGAAAATCATTTACATTCCCTCTATGCTCAAAAGGGAGTCATGTACAAAGTATATGGAAATATATGAGTGTGTTGTATAATCTAAAGcaagtgtcaaactcaaggcctgcgGGCTGATCCTGCCCCTCGCAGGTTTCAATCTGGCCCGCATattaatttaggttcacaataaatgtaatctagttgtgcgccaaacaaAAAGGgatgggaaactgtttttcaaactgcaattacgCAACACttaagtctcgcattgccagaccttcctctacagcgttgaggaacgtgtgtacgttcaaacaTAGTttttgtcgtgcaacagaaaactcagattggacagatagtctagctagctgtctggatttaccctgcagaggtCTGAGGAGCagtaaatccaccagagtttagaacaccaaaacaaagaaagaggaaggaaacaaacatccggctgaaaagagggcGATCCGGCGGAAATTCTGACATGGAACGTCGTGGAGTTTTCATATTCTGGCATATTCAGGTTGCTGTGAGTTGGCTGTCTGGTAACCTGCTTTTAGAAATGcaatctttgttttgcttggtTTGCTAAACTTTGTGATGGATAGGGAACTTGCagacttttttagggctttatgtcaacAAATATGGGAcagaagttgaaaaaagtgtcggagaaagcaacaaaaatgatgaaaaatgcaaccaacgcaaaaaaaaagaagcgacatgcagtaatacagtcaaagatatttgacttttctcaATAAAATCTACATGTCTGGGCCTTGATGTGACTCTCATTTTCCAtggtggcccttagtgaagttgagtttgacacccctgttcTAAGAGAAGCAGTATGTTGAGTGTTAGATAAACACTGTCTAATTTTCGGTTTTTTAACCCTCTATGgcatgactttttatgttttgggGAAGTGAATATTCTACCCCTTTTTGGGAGTTTGTTGGTCCCTAATAATATATCCACCATGAAGTTTGCCCCAATGCCGTCAATGATGTCTATTATACAGTAGTAACTGTTATCTAGTCTCTAGTCTAGCTGTTCTTTTTAGTTAGTCTATTTAGTTATTGTAATTTTGTTATTAATAAGGCctacttttgtttattttaaatgccGCTCATTTCAAAGGTTAGGCTATATAACCATGTTACTACTGTGGTAATTTTACATACATAATAGCCaaattaaattataaaatgaaAGGATGTTTTGCTGCCTTGTCATCTTTAGTTGTTAATACAGAATTCATATTTTCTTAGACTGAGAAAAATATGAATTCACTGCTCAAAGGCTTCCACTGTCAGCTACTGCAACATTTGGGCCAcatccacacgtaccaaaacgatctttttttcctccccgtCTTCCTGGCATCATTTCAAGAATGtttgcgtccaaacggatccatttgtaaatgactcaacatgctacttcatattccaggcttataggtggcgctgtttctgctacaaaaattcaccaaaaacggagaagaGGCAGAGCATGTGCATAAAGCTTGTGCGttgtatacaaacagacagtagaagaagaaaccaaacagCCCTAGTAACCCTAATAGGCTCAATATCTTCTCCAGCAGGAACACAAGCATgtagtccgccattgttgttgttatgagacgtcGTCGCGGGATAAGAAGTCAAAggctagaggtcgaggggtgcggcgatgacatcatcgatacgcaaATATGCGGCTTCGCCGACCAAAAGAAGATGCAAGGGCGGCATTTTCAAAtcttttcaccctgggaccaggtttcaaaaaagtgtgtATTCAGGCAGTGCAtttacaggattcgtttggacgatcggccaaaacaatgcaaaacatACGTTTACACCAAAAAGCATTTCCATGTGGATGGCCCCTTAGGGTGAAATGTTTCTTGCATGTTACTCAATAAGAATGTATCCTTTTGTTCAGCTGATGGGCCATTAACACTTCACTCTCAGTGCTAGCAGCAAGAACACACAACCCCCACCATACATTGCCAGATAGTTTATCAAACAGCTTAAACTGACACTAAACTGGTGTAGCAGTGTAAAATTTGCTATTTtagacaaaaatattttcacgcTGCCACTCGGTGCAGTAACTGTCATGATAATTTACACATAGGAGGATTACTGTGACGATCAATACTGTGGACATATATACCTCAGTGTGATTATGAATGACTGTAAGTACAAGTGAGTGAATAttcttaaaaaatatgaattcaattttatttatagtatcaaatcatgacAAGAGTTATtccaagacactttacagatagagaaggtctagaccacactctataatttacaaatacccaacaattctagtagttgagcaagcatttagtgtgacagtggtgaggaaaagttccttttagggagaaacctcggacagacccaggctcttggtgggcggtgtctgacagtgccggttgggggtgtgatgaacagtggcaaatatagtcacaataaagataatgaagATAATGGcctagcagggcactgcagggcatagcagggtgtagcaggacactgcagagcgtagcagggcatagagCAGGGCTTAGAATTGCAACCGATTATGCAGACTGAGAATATTCCATATTCCtttgtattgcttttattttcatgcaGTTCTTTTGAATAACACGACTTTCACGGAGAGAACAGTTAGTAGTACAGACGTGTCTCCCTCAGCTGTATTGCTACTTCCTTaaagcattaaaacaaacaagccaTCTGAAGTCTATCAGGGTTTTACAAAATGCTTCAGCAGAATATTTTCACGACAACATGATATGATTAACGTAGCGTAGTTGATTTTTCAGGCCAGTAAACTGCTTCAATGTCCATATCACTGCTCTCTCTGGTGGATAGATCAAACATTGCAactatttgtttttacacacaGCACTTAGGGGCATTACCAGTCGGCCCCAAGTCATCGCGGGGGATTTTTTTCCAGCCACGGCCCGTCCAGTAACCTGTCACGGACCTGCCGGGGCCCCAGCACGGAGGGAGCAGAATTTTTAGGTGGCTTTATCTGTAAGTGGAATATGGAACATAATACAGTATTATCAATTGAAAAGCAAGTTTAAATATGATCAACCACAAgtaaacacataaaacaatcaaatagtcgagtaaaagtacaagtatcttgcCAGAAAATTACTTTGGTCAAATTTAAAGTCATCTTTTAGAATATAACTCAAgttaaagtcttaaagtatttgatatttactgtatttaagtatcaaaagtaattttctgagaATAATATCCTTgattattagaagtaaaagttaaaaaactttgattatgaactttattgtggcttccttaCAGTTAAACATAATATTCAGGGTTCCCACACATTGTTAAACACcaaattcaaagtctgacatcaacaaagagaaaagccaaaacaaaacagaaacttttttttgtgagGAAGAATCTTTCACGCCAATTtatgcaaatatttattgcaaatacGGCCACAGGTGTGTAACATTATCTTCCCCACTGTCGTCAGTGTGGTCACTGCTTCGGATTTTATAGTAATGAGTAATAAAGATGCTTAGTGGAAATactaagtaaaagtatacattatttaggaaatgtagggGAGTAAAATTAAAAgtcaagtacagatacgtgaaaattctaccTAAGTACAGTAACAGGAAgtttttgtactttgttacattacaacactgcaaACTAGAGAATGCAATTTTTGAAGAAATTGCGGTGTGAATGCTGTATGTTGAAAggctaaaggctgttttatggttctgtggaggctccacgcagcgctttcgccgtagcctatgtaagtggcctgatgtttatacttgtgcgctggcgTGTGTGTCGAgcctgcatttgtgtgtgtgtgtgtgtgtgtgtgtgtgtgtgtgtgtgtgtgtgtgtgtgtgtgtgtgagtgtgtgtgtgtgtgtgtgtgtggggagtgtgtggtagagtgagggatcagtgagagagtgacggcgattagcttcggagcgagtaccgacgctagagtcatagtgagacaAACAAAGTGTcttccctgttctttctgaccacagtgggaaatctgtagcaggaaaagttaagcctctccttgatttcatgttgtttatggagaaggagaaccaggaaatgagtcaggggaaatgcaacactTCTAAGctacggccgagcgacgtgcatTGCTGCGAcgtgtatttacattttttgagaggtgcacgtcagacTACAGCATAGGGTCCGGTGTAGGTTTGTATCTTCACGTACCTATGTGCATAGCAATGGTGtcgattttacgcagaagtataaatcagccttaaTACTCCACTGGATTGCTGGCTAGAATGTgtaagaaggtgaagtagtgacAATAGTTGAAAAAGTTGGAATGTGTTTAACTAGTATGGATGTCATTGAATATATTGAAGTATTAATGGGATTTGAAAGTTGAATACTACCCTGAATGTATGAAAGAtgtggaacattttaaagtttgaatagTGTTTCTCGGTGAATGTATGAATGAGTAGAAAGCAGTTGAAAATGTGGGAATCtgtgtcaaatttaaaacatccTGTCCATCCACTTGAATAGGTCAAATTTGCCTGCAAAATGTTGTATATTTCGGAAATTATGTAAGTTATGAAAAATCTGTATTCAAGCAGGAATGTCCTAAttgagctgaacattttgatgtttgaatgaAGTTtctattttgaaaaatgtggaaggAGTAGCAGAACATAGGTTGTGAATGCCATCAGCATTCTCACCAATAAACAAGCTAATTAGAACGATGTGGAACTTCTTTTCGGAATATAACAGTTGGAAACGTACATAACAATATGTGTCGCATAtttcatgaacacatgaagTATAATATGAGGGTGCATTCAGACGGCCATTCTCTTGGGAGTAGCTAAGACATCTATTGATATTTAGCAGCCCTTCCGTAGCTCTCCTGCCTGTGGGGGGTGGGGTTGGGCAGATAGTAGCtgcagaggagagaggatgCTCCTCCTCCAAGCTTTATAACCCAGAGGGACACTGCTCCAGCCCGTCAGTCTGACACTGCTGAGACTGAGGTAAGAACAcactttcattctttctttggcagagctgtttgttttttttgtcttaatttGTATGTGTATTCCTCTTTTAGCTCGAGTTTTTTCATGcttttgttttcccttttgTTGCTTCTGTTATTTATTTGCAGCCATGTTCTTTATCACTTTAccgcttttctttctttttttagttcTTCTGGTTGTCTCTTCCTTATCCATTCAGAAAATCACATACAATTGGATCTACTTGACAAAATGCTAAAACATgtgttattgtattgtatttggacatgttaaatgtttaaagGTATAAAAGCGAGGTATATAAGGCAATGATGAAGCTCGCAGAGACAAAGAACTCCCGTGTGAATGTGGTGATTTGATCAAAGCTTGTGTTGATGCAGTTTCGCCTAAAAGTAAAGCAGATGTGTCAGAGAGGtagacacccacgcacgcacgcacacagcccTAAAGTGCGTTATCCTTTGTTAGTGTCATAAGGTCCACTAATGAATAATGGATTGTgattgtgcatatgtgtgtgtgtgtgtgtgtgtgtgtgtgtgtgtgtgtgtgtgtgtgtgtgtgtgttatgtgatcTGTTTAGAAAGCCCCGAGGGCCTCAGAGATGACGACTGGCTGTATGAGGTCGACCCTGGAGCCTGAACAGCGACTGATGACACAGGAGAGCAAACACTGTAAGCACAGAGCTCTggccatttttttcaaataatagTCATATGTTTCAAATTTAAACTTTAAATTATAATACAAATCCTTACAGACAAATTGCAACTCTGCCAGTTAGGGATGGGTGTTGTTAGGATTTTATCAATACCGATATCAATACCAATGCTATGCAATACACTTATCTGTATATCATTTGGAGACAAATATAGACATGAGaagatttgttattttaattttcGCAGTAATACGTTAAATTGTTTATTGTATAGCCTATATAATGAGGGAGGAGCAAGTGCTACAAATGTCTGGTCTAACAACTATAATCAATAGAAAATGTGCTTTTCTCTAGTTGTCAGAACATCTCACACTAAGTACAGCTGAGCAGCTTGTGACTAAAATGAGAATCGCTGGTCCACCTTAAAAGGTCAGCCCACCTTAAGTTAGCCTTAAGGTGGACTTAGATAACCTGACGCGCCAGATAGTTTGTTAACACTAAACAATCTAAGAAGCCCTCTTTGGAAGCTGTTTAGAAATGGGCGGGCAGGTGACCGCTGTGGTTGTTTTAATCACATGACATTGTATTTAACGTAATGGTCTGAATtttattactactattactagCAACAAAAAATAGTGGGTAGGGTCGGCTAGTGGATCATGGATCGGCttaaaatgacaacaacaaacaaacaaaaccaagCTGAAACTAATAGCTAGTTGCATGGCTTGATGCAGTAGAGTAAATGGGAAAATAGCTTTAGTTTTGTTGTGATCTGGATGAACTGACCCTCTAAAAAGCAACGGATCAAGTCTGtgttttagaacaaaaaaataagCAGAAATGCCGTCTTAGACGGCGTTAGCTGTTCTAGACAGAACGACCACCTTAAAATATTTGCATTGTTTCATCCACTAACAGGTGTGAATAAAAACAGAGCTGTTATTTAAGGTCCCTTCTTTTGTAAAAGTCTGTCTCTTCTACGGAGTTGATTGACAATGTTAACAGTTTGTCTGGCTGTGTGACAGACAAGGAGGTGCGGGAGAGCCTGGTGGACAGGAAGTCAGAGATGAAGGACGATGAAGAGGAGGCCCTTTGCGCACAGAATCAGGAGGCAGATCAGAAGAAGAAACCTCGCAGAAAAGACACACCTGTCCTCAACTCTCATCCACATATACCAGGTCTGTGTCACCTAAGAATGgtacatgtattttgtgattATTATTAACAGGGATCTGTGCTGCCTTTTGAAGCTTTGTGTCTACAATATTACATCTATTTATATAGGTTTGTGATTACCTTCCAAACCAACCCTTATGGGCACCACAGTTAAGCTTTAAATAGGTTTAGAcaaaaatatttgttaaagtTAGGAAAAGAGAATGGTTTGGGGTAAAATACGTAATTTGTTAACATTAGAAAACTCTTTGCCATGGTTAAGCAAAGAAGGGGGTTATGATTTGAGCATTTTATACATTGGGTATACTAggacaaaataatcttaaatcaGGCTTCACTTATAAGCTTTTACTGGggctttcaaccacatcttaTGGTTGTCATCAGTTGTCATCTTGTGATCTAAGTATGGAACTTTGGTCGCGTGATAACTGTTGGCAGTATATGAGGAGAGCACTCTGACTCGTGAGCTGCATCTCATGTTGCTTAAATTGCATCCTCAaatcctccacttgcctcccttcctcgtgtcttagtccctcccaccgcgGAGGCaggggagagacgcgaggaaatcacaGGAGGAaagaggcaacgagcaaatgtgtttgagggatgagacgtcacatgaattcgtcagctgtttgggcagagttagcaactccttcagctgtgcggcttccaggaaggctgctctcgtgtatcctcggctatagctcctcgatgaccCCTCCTCAATGCTCGCTCTTCACTCCTCaatcctcggggcagaaataagagctttgagacggccttcagaGAGGGTACATGCTCCTCTGAACTTGTTGATTTTCATTGAAACAAAAAGACATCACACAATCTACAGTATGCttctgtttattttgtatttaaagtatGATTCTAGGTTTATTACAACTTAGGTCAAATGCGTGTAATTTGAGCTATGGTTTTTAGCTGTAATTATAACTTTGTACTCATCAAGTTAAACTccgacagaacaacttccggttcagcctaGGTTCGAGGAGTGAGGACCCAGGAGCTATTACATAAGGGCCATGGGATGTACCCCTAGTCGAGGACCTTTGAACTCTTCCCAGTGGATGCTGTGAGTGGTTTTGGTGTGGTGTTCAAAGTAGGGCGGcacaatacattgttttttattgtcatcgcaatatcaacttgtgcaataaacacatcacaaaagctgtgacatatcgcgaaagacactcaagAGATTTTTTTGTcctagttgaaagaaaatatcagcagaaaaccgCACTTTAAAATGCATTCTTTATTGAGTGCTGCCtttaatattcaattcaatgtttaatttgttcaatagaagaatgttggaaattatttcctttcatttgtattAATTTGAACACGCACTttgcagtgttgccaactcttttccaattaaagtagctagcactagctctAAAAGTCGCTAAGAGTAACTAGATTACGCTATATGGGCTTTTGCATATTGGTGACATCATTAAGCAATAATTTGCATAAAACTTAGTGGTatgtcagcaaggtagatagaaaaataaatctttGGCCAAATAATCACACACTCACTACAGGaatttatattacattataattattacttaggtagcctatatttgaagtagaaaaaataaattttacaaagggagggagaaagatcgataaagaattcttaaagaaggctggcttgcccagggccaggccagctTAGGGGCATCTTTCTCCCGTCCCCTCTCGTACCTACACCGCCCCCCGCGCCCTGTGCTGttgcacatgaggagagagcGGGGGGGCTGCCTCAttaagcttcatgaaccattttctttattttctgagcccactagatggtgatctctgttcaacaaagggttgaaaccACAATGAAACGCTTCCTTgggcctttttatttttaaaccaagagcgccatctattgggctcaacaaatacaactaataGTTGATGAAGCTCCATTTGGACACCACTACCTATTAGTTATGATGACATTGCACCCGCCAAGGTAATTAGTGAGATTTGGCCTGGGGACATGGCAAAATCACTTCAGCAAAGTC is part of the Sander vitreus isolate 19-12246 chromosome 22, sanVit1, whole genome shotgun sequence genome and encodes:
- the ppp1r17 gene encoding protein phosphatase 1 regulatory subunit 17, which encodes MTTGCMRSTLEPEQRLMTQESKHYKEVRESLVDRKSEMKDDEEEALCAQNQEADQKKKPRRKDTPVLNSHPHIPGVRLLKAEKQMVHSEDEEKDLKE